ACCAGCGCCTGTGTGGGGTGGTGTCCGAACGGGACCTGTTCTCCCTGCAACGGGTCGATCTGGTGCACCTGGCGCGTACCATTCGTCATGCGCCACGCCTGGAAACCCTGGTTTCCCTGCGGGGTGAAATCAGCCAACTGGTCGAGCGCATGCTTGCTCACGGCGCCTCGTCGACGCAGATCACCCAGATCATCACGTTGCTTAACGATCATACGGTCTGCCGGGTGATCGAGCTGGCCCTGGCCGAGCGTGGTGACCCGGGCGTGCCGTTCAGCTGGCTGTGCTTCGGTAGCGAAGGGCGGCGCGAGCAGACCCTGCACACCGACCAGGACAACGGCATTCTGTTCGAAGCCCGCGACAGCGCCGAAGCCGATGCGGTCCGAGCCCGCTTGCTGCCACTGGCGCAATACATCAACCAGTGCCTGGCTCAGTGCGGCTTTACCCTGTGCAAAGGCAATGTCATGGCCGGCAACCCCGAGTTGTGCCTGTCACGCGGCGAATGGGCGCGGCGCTTTGCCGGCTTCGTCCGCGAGGCCAGCCCTGAAAACCTGCTGGGTTCGAGCATCTATTTCGACCTGCGTGTGGTCTGGGGCGACGAGCAAGGGTGTGAGCAACTGCGCCAAAGCCTGCTGGATCAGGTTGCCGATAACCGTATTTTCCAGCGCATGATGGCCGACAACGCGCTACGCCAGCGCCCACCGGTTGGCCGCCTGCGCGAGTTCGTGCTGACCCGCCAAGGCAACGACAAGGCCGCCACCCTCGACCTCAAGGTGCAGGGCCTGACGCCCTTCGTCGATGGCGCGCGCTTGCTAGCCCTGGCCAATGGCATCGATGCCTGCAACACCCTCGAACGCCTGCGTCAGCTGGTGACCAAGGGCGTCATCGAACCACTCGACGGTGCGGCGTATGAAGAGGCTTACCACTTCATCCAGCAAACCCGCATGCAGCAGCACCAGCGCCAGACCCGCGATAACCTGCCCTACTCCAACCGTGTCGACCCAGACAGCCTCAACCACCTGGACCGGCGCATCCTGCGTGAATCGCTGCGCCAGGCGCAGCGCCTGCAAAGCAGCCTGGCCCTGCGGTACCAGCTATGAGCCTGTTCGCCTGGCTACGCCCCAGCATGCCCGACCTGGACGAGGCCTCGCGCCAGCGCCTGGCGCAATTGCCCAAGCCCGCGCCGCTTGGGGTGTGCACGTTGCGCGAGCAACGCTGGGTGGTGCTGGACCTGGAAACCAGCGGCCTTAACCCTAACCGTGACCAGGTATTGTCGATTGGCGCCGTGGCCATCGAAGACGGCGCCATCGACTTTGCCCAGCAGTTCGAACGCACCCTGTACCGCCCGACCCAGAAGACCAACGCCAGCGTGCTGATTCACGGGTTGGGGCCCAGTGCCCTGGCGGCCGGCTGCGACCCGGTCGAGGCGTTGATCGACCTGCTCGACTTCATTGGCGACAGCCCGGTGCTGGCGTTCCACGCCCCTTTCGATCAGCGCATGCTCGCGCGCGCCCTGAAAGAAAGCCTGGGCTATCGCCTGCAGTTGCCGTTTCTCGATGTTGCCGAACTGGCACCGATGCTCAACCCCGACACAGTGCTGCGCGAGGCGGGGCTGGATGACTGGGTGGCGCGTTTTGGCCTGCAAGTGGAAGAGCGCCACCATGCCAGTGCCGATGCCCAGGTCACCGCTGAGTTGGCCTTGATCCTGTTCAGCCAGGCCCGCCGCCAGCAGCTGGACAGCCCATTGCAGCTGGAGCAACGGTTGCGGGGTTGGCGGCGGCGCAAGCTGCACAATCACGGCCTGTGATTTTCATGATGGCCCCACTGGCCCTTTCGCGGGCACGCCCGCTCCCGCAGGGAATGCGCGCCCTCTGAAGCCAGTGAGATCCTGTGGGAGCGGGCTTGCCCGCGAAGAGGCCGGCACAGGCAACACATCTCCCTGGTGGCAATCCGATAAGCGTCCATTGCGCCCCGCCCCCCGCCTCTGCAACAATCGCGAATAATTATCGTTAGTTAATGCATTCGTTCCGGGGGGACGCTGCTTGTCTTCTGCACAGAGCCCACACGCCGAGCTGGTCGGTGCACTGTACCGCGACCATCGCGGCTGGCTGCTCGCCTGGCTGCAACGCAGCATGGCCTGCCGTCAGCGTGCCGAAGACCTGAGCCAGGATACCTTCGTGCGCCTGCTCGGCCGCGATCGGCTGGACACCCCCCGCGAGTCCCGCGCCTTTCTGGCAGCCGTGGCCAAAGGGCTGATGTTCGACCATTTCCGCCGCACCGCGCTGGAACAAGCCTACCTGGCCGAACTCGCCCAACTGCCGGCAGCCGAACAACCCTCCCCGGAAACCCAGCACCTGATTCTCGAAGACCTAAAGGCCATCGACCGCTTGCTGAGCAAGTTGTCGAGCAAAGCCCGTGCAGCCTTTCTGTACAACCGCCTGGACGGCATGGGCCACGCCGAAATCGCCGAGCGGCTGGGTGTTTCGGTCTCTCGGGTACGCCAGTACATCGCCCAGGGCATGCGCCAGTGCTATGTGGCCTTGTACGGGGAGCCGACGTGAACAGCTCACCGGTATCGTCCCGCGTGCTGGAAGCAGCCATCGCCTGGAAACTGAGCATCGATGAAGGCAGCAGCACAGCCGACGAGCGCAGCGAATTCATGCGCTGGCACGCCGCCAGCGAAGAACATGCCCGCGCCTGGCGTCAATTGGGCAGCCTCGACCAGCGCGTGAGCGCTGCTGCCGGGCCCGCGCGCCAGGCGCTGCTGCAGTCGCGGGCCGGGATGCGGCGGCGGATCGGCAAGCTGGGCGGTGGCCTGGCCGGAATGTTCCTGCTGGGTTCCTTGTTGGCCTGGGTCGGCGCCCCTTCGCTGTCACCGGGATACTGGCTGGCCGATCAGCGCACCGCCACCGGCGAGTTGCGCACCCTGCGCCTGGAAGACGGCACCCTGCTGAGCCTGAACACCCATACCGCGGTGGATATCGACTACGAAGGCGAGCAACGGATAATCGTGCTGCACCAAGGCGAAATCTCGGTCGAAACCGGTCACCAAGACCCCCGCCCTTTGCTGGTACGCACCGACGACGGCCGTCTGCGCCCGCTTGGCACGCGCTTCCTGGTACGCCGTGAGGCACACGGCACACGCCTGGAAGTACTGCAGGCCTCTGTCGCCGCCATGCCGCTGAACAGTGGCGACGAACAGGTACTGCACGAAGGCCAGCAAGTGCTGATGGATGCCAACGGCCTCGGCCAGGTTGGCCAGGTCGCGGCTGGCATCGATGCCTGGACCCGCGGCATGCTGGTGGTGGACAACGTACGCCTGGCAGATTTGCTGGCCGCCCTCGGCCACTACCGCAGCGGCCATCTCGGGGTGGCCGACGACGTGGCCGACCTGCGTGTTACCGGCAGCTTCCCGCTGACCAACACCGACCTGGCCTTGGAATCGCTGGTGCCGGCACTGCCGGTGAAGATCGAGCGGCATACCCCATGGTGGGTGACCATCAAAGCTAGATAGATCTCTTTGGGCCTATCGCCGGCTCTCGATTCTTTTCACTTTTTTTCTGACAGCCCCTGTCACTTCTGAAATCTCGCTCGGCAAGGAAGCAGTAAGCACTTATCCGTCGAGGAGCCGCTGCATGTCCCGTACTGTCGATCGTATCCTGCGCCCCAGCCTGATGGCCCTCGCCATTGGCCTGGCGGCGCCGTTGGCCAGCCCTGCCCTGTTCGCCGCCGAGCAATCCGCCCCACGCGCCTACGACTTGCCCAGCGCCCCCCTGGCCAGCACCCTCAACCAGATCGCCAGCCAGTCGGGCATCGCCCTGGCCATCGACCCGGCACTGGTCAGCGGCCGCACCTCGGCACCGGTCAACGGCCAGTACGATGGCATCGGCGCCTTGCAGGCCGCCCTGCGCGGCACCGGCTTGCAGTTGCAGCAGAGCATCGTCGGCAGCTACAGCCTGATAGCTGCACAGGAAGGTGCACTGGCCCTGCCGGAAACAGCAATCAACGCCAATGCTTCGTACGAAAGCGCATGGGGCCCGGTTGAAGGCTATACCGCCACCCGCACTGCCGCAGGCACCAAGACCGATACAGCCATTGCCGAGCTGCCACGCTCGGTGACCGTTATCACCCGCCAGCAGATGGAAGACCGCCCCGTTCTCAACCTCAACGACGCACTGCGCTACACCGCTGGCGTACAGAGCAGCGGTTACGGCTCGGACTCGCGCAGCGACTGGCTGTTGGTGCGTGGCTTTGTTCCCACCCAGTTCCTCGATGGCCTGCCATTGCCCAAAGGCAACTACGCTTCGCCGAAGATCGAACCGTGGAACCTGGAGCGAATCGCCGTGCTGCGTGGTCCGGCGTCATCCGTCTACGGCCAGACCCCACCAGGCGGCCTGCTGGACATGACCAGCCGCCGCCCGGAGCTTGAAAGCAGCCACGAAGTCGAAGCGCAGGTAGGCAGCAACAACCATCGGCAGATCAACTTCGACAGCACCGGCAAGGTCGATGACGCGGGGCTGTTCCAGTACCGCGTGAGCGGCACCGTACGTGACAGTGGCACACCGATCGACCATATTCCGGACAAACGCTACAACATCGCCCCCAGCCTGACCTGGAACATTAACGACGACACTAAGCTGACGTTCATTTCCCAATACACCCGCGACGACACCGGTATCACCGGCCAGTTTCTGCCACTGCAGGGCACCAAGCTGGATAGCCCGGCAGGCAAGATCTCCCACCATAAAAATCTCGGGGACCCGGACTGGGAATCCTACGATCGCACCTACTACCACCTAGGCTACGCGTTCGAGACCCGCCTGAACGAAACCTGGCAGTTCCGCCAGAACCTGCGCTACGCGCGCAACGAACTGGACTTCAAGGGCATTACCGCCGGGGGCTCGATCTGGCCGGCGGGCCCGGACGAAGCGGTCAGCGCCGATGGCACCGTGCAGCGCACCGCCGGTATCGTCGAGGAAGACATCTCGCAGTTCGCCGTGGACAACAACTTCCAGGCCGACATCCAGACCGGCAAGGTCGCCCACACCGTGCTGTTGGGCCTCGATCACCAGCGCTCGGACAGCAATGCCCGCTGGCGCTGGGGCTCGGCCGGCGTGCCGTCAAGCAACATCCACAACCCGATCTACGGCCAGGATTTCTCGAACGTCCAGTACTTCGAGATGTACGACTACGATCAGAAAACCCAGCAGACCGGCCTGTACATCCAGGACCAGATGGCCCTGGACAATTGGCG
The sequence above is drawn from the Pseudomonas putida genome and encodes:
- a CDS encoding PolC-type DNA polymerase III; protein product: MSLFAWLRPSMPDLDEASRQRLAQLPKPAPLGVCTLREQRWVVLDLETSGLNPNRDQVLSIGAVAIEDGAIDFAQQFERTLYRPTQKTNASVLIHGLGPSALAAGCDPVEALIDLLDFIGDSPVLAFHAPFDQRMLARALKESLGYRLQLPFLDVAELAPMLNPDTVLREAGLDDWVARFGLQVEERHHASADAQVTAELALILFSQARRQQLDSPLQLEQRLRGWRRRKLHNHGL
- a CDS encoding putative nucleotidyltransferase substrate binding domain-containing protein, which encodes MSKKDAYSQAGRTAVLQNIQGTLQFLQRFPPFNQMEHGHLAYLVEQCQLRFYASGESIVKPADGPVEHFYIVKQGRVVGERQHLVKPGVETTFEITSGECFPLAALLGERATRTEHLAGEDTFCLQLNKAAFIRVFSLSEAFRDFALRGVSSLLDQVNQQVRQRAVETLGTQYSLNTPLGELAMRHPVVCCPDMPLRDAVRLMHEQQVGSIVVVDPTRYPIGIFTLRDLRQVVAAADADLGAPIERHMTAKPFYLSPQASAFDAAMAMTERHIAHVCLVDNQRLCGVVSERDLFSLQRVDLVHLARTIRHAPRLETLVSLRGEISQLVERMLAHGASSTQITQIITLLNDHTVCRVIELALAERGDPGVPFSWLCFGSEGRREQTLHTDQDNGILFEARDSAEADAVRARLLPLAQYINQCLAQCGFTLCKGNVMAGNPELCLSRGEWARRFAGFVREASPENLLGSSIYFDLRVVWGDEQGCEQLRQSLLDQVADNRIFQRMMADNALRQRPPVGRLREFVLTRQGNDKAATLDLKVQGLTPFVDGARLLALANGIDACNTLERLRQLVTKGVIEPLDGAAYEEAYHFIQQTRMQQHQRQTRDNLPYSNRVDPDSLNHLDRRILRESLRQAQRLQSSLALRYQL
- a CDS encoding FecR domain-containing protein; translated protein: MNSSPVSSRVLEAAIAWKLSIDEGSSTADERSEFMRWHAASEEHARAWRQLGSLDQRVSAAAGPARQALLQSRAGMRRRIGKLGGGLAGMFLLGSLLAWVGAPSLSPGYWLADQRTATGELRTLRLEDGTLLSLNTHTAVDIDYEGEQRIIVLHQGEISVETGHQDPRPLLVRTDDGRLRPLGTRFLVRREAHGTRLEVLQASVAAMPLNSGDEQVLHEGQQVLMDANGLGQVGQVAAGIDAWTRGMLVVDNVRLADLLAALGHYRSGHLGVADDVADLRVTGSFPLTNTDLALESLVPALPVKIERHTPWWVTIKAR
- a CDS encoding TonB-dependent siderophore receptor, translating into MSRTVDRILRPSLMALAIGLAAPLASPALFAAEQSAPRAYDLPSAPLASTLNQIASQSGIALAIDPALVSGRTSAPVNGQYDGIGALQAALRGTGLQLQQSIVGSYSLIAAQEGALALPETAINANASYESAWGPVEGYTATRTAAGTKTDTAIAELPRSVTVITRQQMEDRPVLNLNDALRYTAGVQSSGYGSDSRSDWLLVRGFVPTQFLDGLPLPKGNYASPKIEPWNLERIAVLRGPASSVYGQTPPGGLLDMTSRRPELESSHEVEAQVGSNNHRQINFDSTGKVDDAGLFQYRVSGTVRDSGTPIDHIPDKRYNIAPSLTWNINDDTKLTFISQYTRDDTGITGQFLPLQGTKLDSPAGKISHHKNLGDPDWESYDRTYYHLGYAFETRLNETWQFRQNLRYARNELDFKGITAGGSIWPAGPDEAVSADGTVQRTAGIVEEDISQFAVDNNFQADIQTGKVAHTVLLGLDHQRSDSNARWRWGSAGVPSSNIHNPIYGQDFSNVQYFEMYDYDQKTQQTGLYIQDQMALDNWRLTLGGREDWVHTGTTFHNQGDATNTQRDKQFSGNAALSYVFDNGITPYFSYAESFQAATGASVNSTDAFKPTEGKQYELGIKYQPPGSRTLLSAAVFDLTQENMSVTEASVTRQVGEVRVKGLELEATSDVTQNLKLIGSYTYNDSEITKGNDGEKGKRMAQVPRNQATAWADYTWHEGPLDGFGVGVGVRYVGDTYGNTTNTDWGHVGSYTVYDASVHYDLGRLNGTLKGVTVAVDAKNLFNKDYLSTCDGYYCYYGDERNVVASVNYKF
- a CDS encoding RNA polymerase sigma factor, giving the protein MSSAQSPHAELVGALYRDHRGWLLAWLQRSMACRQRAEDLSQDTFVRLLGRDRLDTPRESRAFLAAVAKGLMFDHFRRTALEQAYLAELAQLPAAEQPSPETQHLILEDLKAIDRLLSKLSSKARAAFLYNRLDGMGHAEIAERLGVSVSRVRQYIAQGMRQCYVALYGEPT